One Aphidius gifuensis isolate YNYX2018 linkage group LG5, ASM1490517v1, whole genome shotgun sequence genomic region harbors:
- the LOC122858201 gene encoding ubiquitin-like protein 5, which produces MLEITCNDRLGKKVRVKCNPDDTIGDLKKLISAQTGTHWEKIVLKKWYTIYKDHIKLQDYEIHDGMNLELYYQ; this is translated from the exons atgcTAGAAATAACTTGCAATGATCGACTTGGAAAAAAGGTCAGAGTCAAGTGTAATCCAGATGACACAAttggtgatttaaaaaaattaatttctgcTCAAACTGGTACTCATTGGGAGAAAATTGTTTTGAAGAAATGGTATACAATTTACAAAGATCACATCAAATTACAAGATT aTGAAATACATGATGGCATGAATTTGGAGttgtattatcaataa
- the LOC122858156 gene encoding uridine-cytidine kinase-like isoform X2, translating to MADVPLKMVTNRKISFNFPNKLNGVEPKTPFLIGVSGGTASGKSTVCKRIMEKLGQVDMDHQERQVVCISQDSFYRDLTPAEKIRAEKGQYNFDHPDSFDNDLILQTLKDILAGVKCEIPAYDYKTNSIIKDQLTTIYPADVVLFEGILVFYFLNIRDLFHMKLFVDTDSDTRLARRVPRDIKERGRDLDYVLNQYMNYVKPAFEEFCLPTKKFADVIIPRGADNTVAIELIVQHIRDFLENRGRIAIESENPTSREGLFKRPH from the exons aTGGCTGATGTGCCACTGAAAATGGTTACAAAtcgtaaaatttcatttaattttccaaataaaCTCAATGGAGTTGAACCAAAAACACCTTTTCTCATTGGTGTATCTGGTGGTACTGCAAGTGGAAAg tcaaCAGTATGCAAACGGATAATGGAAAAACTTGGTCAAGTTGATATGGATCATCAGGAACGTCAAGTTGTTTGTATATCACAAGACAGCTTTTATCGTGATTTAACACCAGCTGAAAAAATACGAGCTGAAAAAggacaatataattttgatcatCCAGATAGTTTTGATAATGATCTTATTCTTCAAACACTCAAGGACATACTTGCTGGTGTCAAATGTGAAATTCCAGCATATGACTACAAAACAAACAGCAT aatcaAGGATCAATTGACAACAATATATCCTGCAGATGTTGTGTTATTTGAAGgcatattagttttttattttctaaatattagagatttatttcatatgaaaCTTTTTGTGGATACAGACTCTGATACTCGACTCGCTAGAAGag tacCAAGAGATATTAAAGAACGTGGAAGAGATTTAGATTATGTACTTAATCAATATATGAATTATGTTAAACCAGCATTTGAAGAATTTTGTTTACCAACTAAAAAATTTGCTGATGTTATTATTCCAAGAGGAGCTGATAATACAG TTGCCATTGAATTGATTGTTCAACATATAAGAGATTTTCTTGAAAATCGTGGGAGAATAGCCATTGAATCAGAAAATCCAACAAGTCGTGAAGGATTATTTAAAAGACctcattaa
- the LOC122858170 gene encoding vesicle-trafficking protein SEC22b-B yields MVLFTMIARVADGLPLVATMQEDEQSGKNILEYQNQAKMLFRKLGTQSPSRCTIETGPYLFHYLIENDVCYLVLCEKNWSKTLAYSYLEDIAQEFHVQYGKRVNTVTRPYTFIEFDIYIQKAKKSYSGGRSRRNMNALNNQLHDVQRIMVQNIDDVLQRGTILSELDTKSQNLSMMSQKYKKNATYLNSKSMYIKAVAGVVAFLVFFLYFFIL; encoded by the exons atggtTTTGTTCACAATGATTGCCAGGGTAGCAGATGGCTTACCACTTGTAGCCACAATGCAAGAAGACGAACag agtggaaaaaatatattggaaTATCAAAATCAAGCTAAAATGCTATTTAGAAAACTTGGCACACAATCACCATCAAGATGTACCATTGAAACAGGACCATATCTTTTTCA ttatttgattgaaaatgaTGTATGTTATTTGGTactttgtgaaaaaaattggagCAAAACATTAGCCTACAGTTATCTTGAAGATATTGCTCAAGAATTTCATGTACAATATGGTAAACGTGTTAATACTGTTACAAGGCCTTATAcatttattgaatttgatatttatatacaaaaagctaaaaaatcatattctGGAGGTAGATCAAGAAGAAATATGAATGCACTTAATAATCAGCTACATGATGTTCAAAGAATTATGGtacaaaatattgatgatgttttACAAAGAGGAACAATTTTATCag AGCTGGATACAAAATCACAAAACTTATCAATGATGtcgcaaaaatataaaaaaaatgcaacgtATTTAAACAGCAAGTCAATGTATATTAAAGCTGTTGCAGGAGTTGTTGCATTTCTCGTATTTTTCTTGTACTTTTTTATCTTATAG
- the LOC122858156 gene encoding uridine-cytidine kinase-like isoform X1, with protein MADVPLKMVTNRKISFNFPNKLNGVEPKTPFLIGVSGGTASGKSTVCKRIMEKLGQVDMDHQERQVVCISQDSFYRDLTPAEKIRAEKGQYNFDHPDSFDNDLILQTLKDILAGVKCEIPAYDYKTNSIIKDQLTTIYPADVVLFEGILVFYFLNIRDLFHMKLFVDTDSDTRLARRVPRDIKERGRDLDYVLNQYMNYVKPAFEEFCLPTKKFADVIIPRGADNTVAIDLIGHHIWDILHSKKADSGSGQHPYIQLRRTSASSDTLSR; from the exons aTGGCTGATGTGCCACTGAAAATGGTTACAAAtcgtaaaatttcatttaattttccaaataaaCTCAATGGAGTTGAACCAAAAACACCTTTTCTCATTGGTGTATCTGGTGGTACTGCAAGTGGAAAg tcaaCAGTATGCAAACGGATAATGGAAAAACTTGGTCAAGTTGATATGGATCATCAGGAACGTCAAGTTGTTTGTATATCACAAGACAGCTTTTATCGTGATTTAACACCAGCTGAAAAAATACGAGCTGAAAAAggacaatataattttgatcatCCAGATAGTTTTGATAATGATCTTATTCTTCAAACACTCAAGGACATACTTGCTGGTGTCAAATGTGAAATTCCAGCATATGACTACAAAACAAACAGCAT aatcaAGGATCAATTGACAACAATATATCCTGCAGATGTTGTGTTATTTGAAGgcatattagttttttattttctaaatattagagatttatttcatatgaaaCTTTTTGTGGATACAGACTCTGATACTCGACTCGCTAGAAGag tacCAAGAGATATTAAAGAACGTGGAAGAGATTTAGATTATGTACTTAATCAATATATGAATTATGTTAAACCAGCATTTGAAGAATTTTGTTTACCAACTAAAAAATTTGCTGATGTTATTATTCCAAGAGGAGCTGATAATACAG TGGCTATAGATCTTATTGGGCACCACATCTGGGACattttacattcaaaaaaGGCTGATTCTGGCTCCGGGCAGCATCCATACATCCAGCTAAGACGCACTTCAGCTTCATCAGATACCCTCAGcagatga